TTAGCCTCGAAATTCTCGCTGACACCAGTCGGTATTGTTGCTTATAAGTGATCAAATAGTGATTGGTATTGCCCCGCTGTCTTTTTCCAGATCTCATTCTCTAGATGAATAATGCGCTCTGTTGCCTATAAATCGGGAAATCTCTATGTTTATACTCAAACCACCTCAAGATGCTTGTTCAGCGAGAGTTTCTAGGCTTGTCAACAAGGCACTGTTTTGAAGATCTAGTGGACTAAATCAAAAAACAGTAACGACGGTGGCGAGCCTAGAAAACTCGCCCTTCGGGAAGCGACTAGCGCCTCGATTTCTGCGTTAAAGGTGTTTGAAAGGGAAAGCCATTCCTTCACACCTTTGCCTTGGTATCTTTACCTTGACTTAGACGCGCTAGGCCGCTTCTGAATCCTGCATCTTGAGGTGGTTTGAGTATATCTCGTTCACAGGACGTGAACGCAAACTGTTCGTCAGTTTGATAACTAAGGGGTTAAACGATATGGAACTTCATGAGAAGGTGATTAAATACTTACTGCAATGGGTGGGGGTCTGTATGTTCGCTTATGCAGGGTCACTCGGTGTGGTGAATACGGAAAGCCAAGTGCTTTCAGTATCCGGTCTTGGCATTTTCTTTTGTGGCTTTGCTATGCGTAAAAAGCGGGATGAAGAGAGTCAGGAAGACTAGCTACTCGTAAGCAAGGTCTCCAGCATTGAGCGAATGGACTGAAATGCAAACTTATCGAGGTTGATTTCCTCAATCGCGACCCATCGTAGGCTTGCCACGTCATCATTCGCTTTGAGGTGTTCGGGTTTGGCATCCAGCTCGACTAAAAAGAAACAATCACAGGTGTGATAGGTGATGCCTTTGTAGGGATAGACATTGGGTTGGGAGCCAATATATTGCAAGATATCTGTGTGCCAGCCTAGCTCTTCTTGGAGCTCACGTTGTAGGGCGGTTTCGAGAGGCTCGTCATAGTCGACAAATCCACCGGGTAAATCCCACATTCCTTTCCCAGGCTCTCGCGCGCGCTCTGCGATGAGCATTTCTCCTTCAGCGATGATGATCGCCGCGACTGCTGTCGCTGCATTTTGAAAATACGTAAAACCGCAGGCTTTACAAAGGAAAGACTTAAGGCTTTCGCGCTCAAACGTGCTGGCACCACATCGGGGACAAAACATTGGATACCTCATTTTTTTAAAGATTTTGTGAAGTAGACCGATAAAAAAAGTACGAACGGAAGATGTTCATGTACAATTTAAACCAAAGGTATTGATTTTCAAAAGGTACTTTTGGACGTAATACTGTCATGTAATGATGCTTCCATAAAATATTTTCTGATTCTTAGCGAGTAAGCTGAAAGCGAGGGACTATGCAACTTAAAAAAACACTATTGGCTGTGGCACTACTAACAGCGAGTGCACCATCAATGGCATTGGTTGGGCTTTCTGTGGGTGCAAATGGCGGTGCAACTCGCCTAAGCGGCAGTGGCGGTAACGAGTATGGTTATGAGTACGGGGTGAACGCAAGCTACGGTATTGGGCCGTTTCTCAGCGTGAATGCTGGCTATACCACGGGTGAAGGTAAGGTGAACACGACTCTGACAACAGGTAAGCAGACCGTCAAGTACACCACTATTCCGGTTCAACTCCGTTTTGATTTCCCACTTGTCATCGGTGATGTTTACGCACGTGCGGGCGCCAACTTTTATGATGTGGACCATAATCCAACCACGGATGATGGCGTAGGCTTTACGGGTGGTGCAGGTTTTGTATTGACCATCTTCCCATTGGTCGATTTCACTATCGGTTATGAGTACCGTGATATGGGTGAGCTCACTACTGACTCAATCGTATTGAGCGCAGGTATTGGCATTTAAGTCACATTGACTGTTTGTATGAGAAGCCTTTCAGTGATGTCACTGAAAGGCTTCTTTTTTGCTCGTTTTTTCACGACTTTCAGGGAATGTATATACACCAATCTCATTTTTTAATTACAGTACTGTCATTTTGATATAGAATCGCCGACAATTTTGCTGAGTGTACTGACTGAGATTGATGAGTATGACCGATCATGTCACTGAAATTGAGGTAGAAGCATCGCCGATTGAGGTAGATAGCCTGCCAATAGAGCTATATAAAGCACTAAAGATTGCTAACGTGGTTTCCGGTGGCGGGGAAGCGAAGTTTGTTATCTCTGAAGGGTATGTTGCTGTCAACGGAGAGTTGGAGCAGCGCAAACGTCGCAAGCTGGAAGAAGGCGATGTGATTGAGTTTAACGGCGAGTTTTTCTTTATCGACTTTCAGCCTCAAGTGGATTTTACGCCAGAGTATCATCAACCAAGTTCGCCACCTGCGGTGCCTGTGCGTTCGACTGAACATGATTTAGAGCCAGCGGTAACGTCTAAAGCAAAGAAGGCCACAGCGAAAAAAGAGGCGAAACCTAAACGTGCGAAGCGTGATGAAAACACAGGACGACGTGCGATCAGCTTTTAATGTCACTGTAGATTGATGGTTTTTATGAAAGAGCAGCCTTCGCTGCTCTTTTTGTTTGTGCGTGAATCTGGGATAATTTGCATTATTGCCCCTACGGGTAACCATATAGGAACAAGCAATGTCTGAAGATATCATGACTGGCGATACCTTGATTGAGATCGTCGAAAATCAACTAGAAGATGGTAACCCGATTAAAGTCAAAGAGACTTTGATGCGTTTGATGATGACGGGTCATGCTCGCGAAGATGCGATTGCGTTTATTGCATCCGCGCTTGCCATTGAGGTCTTCGATGTTATGAAGAATGACGCGCCCTTCAATACAAAGCGCTATGCTGAAAACCTAGATTGTTTGCCAGAGATGCCTTGGCAAGAAGAGGCTGAATAGTTTTCAATCGTTTGAGTGATACTCAAGCACCTTGAGGTGGCTTGAGTATATACAGGCTCATTTATTGAGCCTTTTTGCTGAAAAAACCGACGATTTGTCCAAACCTGCACCATTTACTCTCTCTCATCTCCTCCGAAGCTTGTTTGCTAAATTTCTTTTAAAGCTTGCAGAAAATGTTGATCCCAAGCACTTTCCCGCTGGATTTCAGATACAAGTATTACGCCCACCGTATTTGCTGATGAAATGTAAACACGGTGTTTTTTCGAGCCAGTTCGCGTTACGAATTCATCATCCGAGCCTAAAGACATCATGATTTGGTGTTTTAGCTGAGTCGCTTGGTTTCGGGTCCTTCGCGCTATATCGTGTTTAATGAGAATACCCCCAGCTATCTCAGTACACAGAGATGAGATGGGTATAACTATTAATCAATGCACTGCCGCGATTCAAACGTATCTATCATTACAAATGTGATGCTGTTGAACAGGAGTAATCAATCGATTACTCAAGTACTTAGTTATTGCGATTTGAGTCGTTGAAGGAATTCGGAAGAAGGAGCTTTTGTTTGTTAGCCTATTTTGGACGGCGTCTACTGTTAATTATCCCAACATTTATCGGGGTAACACTGATGGTATTTACGCTTACCCGCTTTGTCCCTGGTGGCCCTGTAGAGCGGATGATCTCAGAAATGCAAATGCAGTCGATGGAAGGTGGCCGTGCGAGCCAGCAAGGTAACCAAACACTGTCCGATGACCAAATTGCAGAACTTAATGCTTACTATGGCTTAGATAAGCCTATTCTTGTCGCCTACTGGGAGTGGTTGAACAAGCTCGTCCGTTTTGACTTGGGTGAGTCGACGCGCTACTACGAACCGGTTTGGGACATGATCTCGGAACGATTACCCGTCTCCGTATTCTATGGGTTCTGGACCTTTATTATCAGTTATCTCGTTTCCATACCCTTGGGGGTGCTTAAAGCGCTCCGCCACGGCAGTCGGGTAGATAACGCCACTTCTGTCGCCGTCTTTATGGGCTATGCCCTGCCAAACTATGTTGTTGGTGTGTTCTTGATCACCATTTTCTCCTTCCATATGGATTGGTTTCCGATGGGTGGCTTTACGAGTGATGACTTCGATGACTTTACCCTTGTTCAACAAATCCTAGATATCGCCCATCACGCCGTTCTGCCGATGATTTGTTACATCATTGGTGACTTCGCTATCTTAACGATGACAATGAAAAACAACTTGTTGGAAAACCTTGCCGCTGATTATGTGAAAACAGCAATCGCGAAGGGTTTGCCTTTCAAACAAGCGGTGAAGAAACACGCCCTGCGTAACAGTTTGATCCCAATTGCCAGTCACTTGGGTAACGTTGTGTCTGTTTTCGTTGCGGGTTCGTTCTTGATTGAGGTGGTCTTCAACATTGACGGCATTGGCCTTCTTGGTTACGAGTCCATCATGGAACGCGACTATCCTGTTGTGATGGGTATCTTGGCGATTTCATCTCTGCTACTGATGCTGGGTAATGTCCTGTCGGATGTCTGTGTTGCCCTCGTCGATCCACGTGTTAAGTTCGGGAGCTAAGCGATGAAACTGGATCCATTAACGAAAAAGAAGATTCGTCGTTTTCGTTCAATTAAACGAAGCTACTACTCTTTTATTATTCTCTCGACGCTGATCTTGCTGGCATCAGTTGCTGAACTGTTTGTGAACAATAAGGCGCTGGTTGTCTCCTATCAGGGTAGCCTTTACTTCCCAACATACAGCGCTGTGCGCACCGGGCAGTTCTTCGGCGAAGATTATGAGTACGAGGCAAATTATCGCGAGCTAAAACAGAAGTTTGATGAAGCGGACGAAGGTAACTGGGTGTTGATGCCTATTGTTCCTTGGAACCCTTATGAGCAAGACTTCAACGGTGAGGCGTATCC
This DNA window, taken from Thaumasiovibrio subtropicus, encodes the following:
- a CDS encoding outer membrane beta-barrel protein; the protein is MQLKKTLLAVALLTASAPSMALVGLSVGANGGATRLSGSGGNEYGYEYGVNASYGIGPFLSVNAGYTTGEGKVNTTLTTGKQTVKYTTIPVQLRFDFPLVIGDVYARAGANFYDVDHNPTTDDGVGFTGGAGFVLTIFPLVDFTIGYEYRDMGELTTDSIVLSAGIGI
- a CDS encoding RNA-binding S4 domain-containing protein yields the protein MSMTDHVTEIEVEASPIEVDSLPIELYKALKIANVVSGGGEAKFVISEGYVAVNGELEQRKRRKLEEGDVIEFNGEFFFIDFQPQVDFTPEYHQPSSPPAVPVRSTEHDLEPAVTSKAKKATAKKEAKPKRAKRDENTGRRAISF
- a CDS encoding NUDIX hydrolase encodes the protein MFCPRCGASTFERESLKSFLCKACGFTYFQNAATAVAAIIIAEGEMLIAERAREPGKGMWDLPGGFVDYDEPLETALQRELQEELGWHTDILQYIGSQPNVYPYKGITYHTCDCFFLVELDAKPEHLKANDDVASLRWVAIEEINLDKFAFQSIRSMLETLLTSS
- a CDS encoding ABC transporter permease subunit → MLAYFGRRLLLIIPTFIGVTLMVFTLTRFVPGGPVERMISEMQMQSMEGGRASQQGNQTLSDDQIAELNAYYGLDKPILVAYWEWLNKLVRFDLGESTRYYEPVWDMISERLPVSVFYGFWTFIISYLVSIPLGVLKALRHGSRVDNATSVAVFMGYALPNYVVGVFLITIFSFHMDWFPMGGFTSDDFDDFTLVQQILDIAHHAVLPMICYIIGDFAILTMTMKNNLLENLAADYVKTAIAKGLPFKQAVKKHALRNSLIPIASHLGNVVSVFVAGSFLIEVVFNIDGIGLLGYESIMERDYPVVMGILAISSLLLMLGNVLSDVCVALVDPRVKFGS